In Deinococcus sp. QL22, the following are encoded in one genomic region:
- the rpe gene encoding ribulose-phosphate 3-epimerase — protein MSVPAQPDSIPSRAVKLAPSILSCDFSRLGEELSAISGADYAHVDVMDGAFVPNISFGLPILAAARRSSPLYMDVHLMIERPERYLRDFAEAGADGITVHVEATQHIHRTLQSIRELGKRAGVTLNPGTPLEAVRPVLADVDLVLVMSVNPGFGGQKFLSASLERVRTLRHWLDELGSDAEIEVDGGVTPANARALAEAGATVLVAGSAVFGPDGGAAGLERLRAALI, from the coding sequence GTGAGTGTTCCCGCCCAACCTGATTCCATTCCTTCCCGTGCCGTCAAGCTGGCCCCCAGCATCCTATCCTGCGATTTTTCCCGGCTGGGAGAGGAACTCTCGGCTATTTCCGGGGCCGATTACGCCCATGTGGACGTGATGGACGGCGCGTTCGTGCCCAACATCAGCTTTGGCCTGCCCATTCTGGCAGCGGCGCGGCGTTCCAGCCCCCTGTATATGGATGTTCACCTGATGATCGAGCGTCCTGAACGCTATTTGCGCGACTTTGCCGAAGCGGGAGCCGACGGTATCACGGTGCATGTGGAGGCCACCCAGCATATTCACCGCACCCTGCAATCTATCCGCGAACTGGGCAAGCGGGCGGGCGTGACCCTCAATCCCGGTACGCCGCTGGAAGCCGTTCGCCCCGTGCTGGCCGACGTAGATCTGGTGTTGGTCATGAGCGTGAATCCGGGCTTTGGCGGTCAGAAATTCCTGTCGGCCAGCCTGGAACGGGTGCGAACCCTGCGCCACTGGTTGGATGAACTGGGGAGCGACGCAGAAATAGAAGTGGACGGTGGTGTGACTCCGGCCAATGCCCGCGCTCTGGCTGAGGCGGGCGCAACGGTGCTGGTGGCCGGAAGCGCCGTGTTTGGGCCAGACGGCGGCGCGGCGGGCCTGGAACGCCTGCGGGCGGCCCTGATATGA
- a CDS encoding helix-turn-helix domain-containing protein: MTLSNQFENLPKLLKISEVADFTSTHERTVRRWIRDGRLVALEHPSGLRVSRRALWRFLGLDLALSA, encoded by the coding sequence TTGACTCTCTCTAACCAGTTCGAGAACCTGCCCAAGCTCCTGAAAATCAGTGAAGTGGCCGATTTTACGAGTACCCACGAGCGCACCGTGCGCCGCTGGATCCGGGACGGGCGATTGGTGGCGCTAGAGCATCCGAGCGGTTTGCGTGTATCGCGCCGCGCCCTGTGGCGGTTCCTGGGTCTGGATTTGGCGCTCAGCGCCTAG
- a CDS encoding 2-phosphosulfolactate phosphatase, translated as MRLRVDLLPHGNYPDVVLVIDVLRATTTAVAYLERGADALLLTSSPEVALNLRSEQADSGLLLGGERGGLPIPGFDFGNSPVEAAAQNFTGKTVVMNTTNGTGAAHTAAQTGKHILLAALTNAHAAARRARAIATEEIALVCAGTDERVSLEDVYAAGVLAEYLLAMGEFTIDDGARIALTMRRNAGNPIEALGSAGHGARLASLGLGEDVRYAAQLSTSTLVPTLADSSDLEGALRFVAG; from the coding sequence ATGAGGCTGCGTGTAGATCTGTTGCCACACGGCAATTACCCCGATGTGGTGCTGGTCATTGATGTGCTGCGGGCCACCACTACCGCCGTCGCTTATCTGGAACGTGGTGCAGATGCCCTGCTGCTCACTTCCTCACCCGAAGTGGCCCTGAACTTGCGCTCCGAACAGGCAGATTCCGGCCTGCTCCTAGGGGGCGAACGGGGCGGTCTGCCTATTCCCGGTTTCGATTTCGGCAACAGCCCCGTCGAGGCAGCGGCGCAGAACTTTACGGGCAAAACGGTGGTCATGAACACCACCAACGGCACCGGAGCCGCCCACACCGCTGCCCAGACAGGCAAGCACATCTTGCTGGCGGCCCTGACCAATGCCCACGCCGCCGCCCGCCGCGCCCGCGCCATTGCCACCGAGGAAATTGCGCTGGTGTGCGCCGGAACCGACGAACGCGTGAGTCTGGAAGACGTGTATGCAGCGGGAGTGCTGGCCGAATATCTGCTGGCTATGGGTGAATTCACCATAGACGACGGCGCACGCATTGCCCTGACCATGCGCCGCAACGCTGGAAACCCGATAGAGGCGCTGGGCAGTGCCGGACACGGAGCGCGGCTGGCCAGCCTCGGCCTAGGCGAAGATGTGCGCTACGCCGCGCAACTCAGCACCAGTACGCTGGTGCCCACGCTGGCCGACAGCAGCGACCTGGAAGGCGCATTGCGGTTCGTGGCAGGCTGA
- a CDS encoding DUF4384 domain-containing protein: MNTNMTTKSLTMMTLLLGLGAATLASASPAKISAQSIIVNPVETKLNVQVWVNKDASGNQNPVYRKGEKVSVGIKTNGDAYVYLFNVNANGQIDLFFPNNYEESNFVQAGVTRVFPAQAAKYTLTVAGPNGQDRLLALASKKELNLDDVARFVGDEGFAQVRVRGQENLARALSIVVNPLPADSWVTDVATFRVGQGTAGQNGGNAGNQGGATGTVTVTPGTPAQPNPQPTPEPQPTAQIQPGQKQDGAFDQAMVEAYDRLKGNESLGNATTYAVPWSDGLWQKFNGVGAYGDAALLHANGSSRSYAVHGRLLERYLALAKAENGATRPPTRLGWAAGDEKVIPRNTYGTSGLYGFFQNGALYGTEKYGTFWLVGNVLKTYQGLGGSGSFLGFPTRDQYLIGGAWAADFEGGTIRTVNGVVKVYRK, encoded by the coding sequence ATGAACACCAACATGACCACCAAAAGCCTGACCATGATGACCCTCTTGCTCGGCCTCGGCGCAGCGACTCTTGCCAGCGCCAGCCCCGCCAAGATCAGCGCCCAGAGCATTATCGTGAACCCAGTCGAAACCAAGCTGAATGTCCAGGTGTGGGTCAACAAGGACGCCAGCGGCAACCAGAACCCGGTCTACCGCAAGGGCGAAAAAGTCAGCGTGGGTATCAAGACCAACGGCGACGCCTACGTGTACCTGTTCAATGTGAACGCCAACGGCCAGATCGACCTGTTCTTCCCCAACAACTACGAAGAGAGCAACTTTGTACAGGCGGGCGTGACGCGGGTGTTTCCGGCACAGGCCGCCAAATACACCCTGACGGTGGCTGGCCCCAACGGACAAGACCGTCTGTTGGCCCTCGCCAGCAAGAAAGAGCTGAATCTGGACGACGTAGCCCGCTTTGTGGGAGATGAAGGCTTTGCACAGGTGCGTGTGCGGGGTCAGGAGAATCTGGCCCGTGCGCTGAGCATCGTGGTGAACCCGCTGCCCGCCGATTCCTGGGTGACCGATGTGGCGACCTTCCGTGTGGGTCAGGGCACAGCTGGACAAAACGGCGGCAACGCAGGCAATCAGGGCGGCGCAACCGGAACAGTGACGGTCACGCCGGGAACGCCTGCCCAGCCCAACCCCCAACCTACGCCCGAGCCTCAGCCCACGGCACAGATTCAGCCCGGACAGAAGCAGGACGGCGCCTTTGATCAGGCGATGGTCGAAGCCTATGACCGCCTGAAGGGCAACGAGTCTCTGGGCAACGCCACCACCTACGCCGTGCCCTGGAGCGACGGCCTGTGGCAGAAGTTTAATGGCGTGGGCGCTTACGGCGACGCCGCCCTGCTGCACGCCAACGGCAGCAGCCGCTCCTACGCGGTGCATGGCCGTCTGCTGGAACGTTACCTGGCGCTGGCCAAAGCTGAAAACGGCGCGACCCGCCCGCCCACGCGCCTCGGCTGGGCTGCTGGCGATGAGAAAGTCATTCCCCGCAACACCTACGGCACCAGTGGTCTCTACGGATTCTTCCAGAACGGCGCACTGTACGGCACCGAAAAATACGGCACGTTCTGGCTGGTCGGCAACGTCCTGAAAACCTATCAGGGCCTCGGCGGCAGCGGCTCGTTCCTCGGCTTTCCCACCCGCGACCAGTACCTCATCGGCGGCGCGTGGGCGGCAGACTTTGAAGGCGGCACCATCCGCACAGTCAACGGTGTGGTGAAGGTCTACCGCAAGTAA
- a CDS encoding DUF554 domain-containing protein yields the protein MSLFTQLSGTFINVGAVLVGTLLGLLLGGRLPERTQRTLLQTLSLVTLFIALDMAGSLNRVSGGAVPGVILALVSLAVGAVIGEALGIEEGLARLGDSLKRRFKGGGRFTEGFVAASLLFCIGPMTVVGGLQNGLTGDNSTYVLKSTLDGIAAVALAGAYGIGVGFSAITVLLLQGGLSLAAGGFAAGLLGGASPEILKTNAYVLLITGAGGLMIAGISWNLMLAGLGWEDRRVRVGSMLPALLIAPLALWIATRLG from the coding sequence ATGTCTCTTTTTACTCAACTGTCCGGCACTTTTATCAACGTGGGCGCAGTGCTGGTGGGCACACTGCTGGGGCTACTGTTGGGGGGCCGCCTGCCCGAACGCACCCAGCGCACGCTGCTGCAAACGCTGAGTCTGGTCACCCTGTTTATTGCGCTGGACATGGCGGGCAGCCTGAACCGGGTCAGTGGCGGAGCCGTACCAGGCGTTATCCTGGCGTTGGTCAGCCTTGCGGTGGGCGCAGTGATCGGAGAGGCGCTGGGCATAGAAGAAGGCCTGGCCCGGCTGGGGGACTCCCTCAAACGGCGCTTTAAGGGGGGTGGCCGCTTTACCGAGGGCTTCGTGGCGGCCAGCCTGCTGTTCTGTATTGGCCCGATGACGGTGGTGGGGGGCCTGCAAAACGGTCTGACGGGCGACAATTCCACCTATGTCCTCAAAAGCACGCTGGACGGCATCGCGGCGGTGGCTTTAGCGGGCGCTTACGGCATCGGCGTGGGCTTTTCGGCCATTACGGTGCTGCTGCTTCAGGGCGGCCTGAGTTTGGCGGCGGGCGGATTTGCCGCCGGGCTACTGGGCGGGGCCAGTCCCGAGATTCTCAAGACCAATGCCTATGTACTGCTGATTACGGGAGCGGGCGGCCTGATGATCGCGGGTATTTCGTGGAATCTGATGCTGGCTGGGCTGGGCTGGGAAGATCGCCGCGTGCGGGTCGGCAGCATGCTTCCTGCACTGCTGATCGCGCCACTGGCCCTCTGGATTGCGACGCGGCTGGGGTAA
- a CDS encoding cytochrome P450 produces the protein MPLPTLALPLTDAEFVRDPYPLLAEVREQTPAFRDPHLNRVFLTRHADISAVLRDKRFGRSVLHRYSRDELGWPLPDPKQANFDAFNGNHMLDSEGEKHARLRSLVGMAFTPRRVENLTGRIETLLAAQLEGLRAGGPFDLVSSYAEPLPVTVIAELLGVPEAERGGLRPWSAAIVRLYEPTHTPGDQAGAERAVLEFGALLRDLAAQRRRNPHDDLITALVQAEQDGDRLTEQELVDTCILLLNAGHEASVNGLSAGVLALMRDQEAGGDLWSTLVQAAPHEGSLPLFRRAVEELLRYDTPLPMFERFALEDTVLHGESLKAGEKVALLYASGNRDPRRFDVPDSLNLNRDPNPHLTFGLGSHYCLGAPLARLELALSLRALCRALPGLHLTDAAAPAEYVGGFVIRGLARLDVTAP, from the coding sequence ATGCCCCTGCCCACATTGGCACTCCCGCTCACCGACGCCGAATTCGTGCGCGACCCCTACCCGCTGCTGGCCGAGGTGCGCGAGCAGACGCCCGCCTTCCGCGACCCGCATCTGAACCGCGTGTTCCTGACCCGGCACGCGGATATTTCGGCGGTGCTGAGGGACAAACGCTTTGGCCGCAGCGTGCTGCACCGCTATTCCCGCGACGAATTGGGCTGGCCGCTGCCCGATCCCAAACAGGCGAACTTTGACGCCTTCAACGGGAATCACATGCTGGACAGCGAAGGGGAAAAACACGCCCGGCTGCGCTCTTTGGTGGGTATGGCCTTTACTCCCCGGCGTGTGGAGAACCTGACTGGACGCATAGAAACGCTGCTCGCCGCGCAACTGGAAGGGCTACGGGCGGGTGGGCCATTCGATCTGGTGTCGTCCTACGCCGAGCCGCTGCCCGTGACCGTGATTGCCGAACTGCTGGGCGTACCGGAAGCCGAACGCGGCGGTCTGCGCCCCTGGTCGGCGGCCATCGTGCGCCTGTACGAACCCACCCACACGCCGGGGGATCAGGCCGGGGCGGAGCGGGCGGTGCTGGAATTTGGGGCGTTGTTGCGCGACCTAGCCGCCCAACGCCGCCGCAACCCGCACGATGACCTGATTACGGCGCTGGTGCAGGCCGAGCAGGACGGGGATCGCCTGACCGAGCAGGAATTGGTAGACACCTGTATTTTGCTGCTGAATGCAGGCCACGAAGCCAGCGTCAACGGCCTGTCGGCGGGCGTGCTGGCCCTCATGCGCGATCAAGAAGCGGGCGGCGACCTGTGGTCAACGTTGGTGCAGGCTGCCCCGCATGAAGGCAGTTTGCCCCTCTTTCGCCGTGCCGTAGAAGAACTCCTGCGCTATGACACGCCGCTGCCCATGTTCGAGCGGTTTGCGCTGGAAGACACCGTGCTGCACGGCGAATCACTGAAAGCGGGGGAGAAGGTGGCCCTGCTCTACGCCAGCGGCAATCGCGACCCGCGCCGTTTTGACGTCCCCGACAGCCTGAACCTGAACCGCGACCCCAATCCGCATCTGACCTTCGGGCTGGGCAGCCATTATTGCCTCGGTGCCCCGCTGGCCCGCCTGGAACTGGCGCTGAGTCTGCGGGCGCTGTGCCGCGCACTGCCGGGGCTGCATCTGACCGATGCCGCTGCGCCCGCCGAGTACGTAGGCGGGTTCGTTATTCGCGGTCTGGCGCGGTTAGATGTGACAGCCCCATAA
- the nspC gene encoding carboxynorspermidine decarboxylase — protein sequence MTAPDSLSLPFALPDVTPLDSVDWAAIPSPAFVLDESRLRRNLTLISRVQQESGAQIIVAFKGFSMWSAFPMLREYGITGATASSLNEARLASEEMKGEVHVYAPAYSDSEFPQILALADHLVFNSFSQWERFKPQVQAARAAGQVVHVGIRVNHEYGEVETDLYNPAGPFSRLGVTRREFREDLLDGVDGLHFHSLCENDSTTLERTLQAFEEKFGEFLPRMKWVNFGGGHLMTREGYDIPRLIRVIRSFRERYGVHVILEPGSAFGWQTGWLVSSVLDVVQNVKQAALLDISVSAHMPDVLEMPYRPRILGAGDPGDFGHEYIIGGTTCLAGDVIGEYAFPQALKVGDRVVFDDMIHYTMVKTTFFNGVKHPDIGILHEGGRYEVVKSFGYEEFKAKLS from the coding sequence ATGACGGCTCCAGATTCCCTCTCCCTGCCCTTTGCCCTGCCTGACGTGACGCCCCTAGACTCCGTGGATTGGGCGGCCATTCCCAGCCCCGCCTTCGTGCTGGACGAATCGCGGCTGCGGCGCAACCTGACCCTGATTTCGCGGGTGCAGCAGGAAAGTGGCGCCCAGATCATCGTGGCCTTCAAGGGTTTTTCCATGTGGAGCGCCTTCCCGATGCTGCGCGAGTATGGCATTACCGGAGCCACCGCCAGCAGCCTGAACGAGGCCCGTTTGGCATCCGAAGAAATGAAGGGCGAGGTACACGTCTACGCGCCCGCCTACAGCGACAGCGAATTCCCGCAGATTCTGGCGCTGGCCGATCATCTGGTGTTCAATTCTTTTTCGCAGTGGGAGCGCTTTAAGCCGCAGGTTCAGGCCGCCCGCGCCGCCGGACAGGTCGTGCATGTGGGCATCCGCGTAAATCACGAATACGGCGAAGTCGAAACTGACCTCTACAATCCGGCGGGCCCTTTTTCCCGCCTTGGTGTGACCCGCCGCGAGTTCCGCGAAGACCTGCTGGACGGCGTGGACGGCCTGCACTTCCATAGCCTCTGCGAAAACGATTCCACCACGTTGGAGCGAACGCTACAAGCCTTTGAGGAAAAATTTGGCGAATTTCTGCCCCGTATGAAGTGGGTCAACTTTGGCGGCGGCCACCTGATGACCCGCGAAGGCTACGACATTCCCCGCCTGATCCGCGTGATTCGCAGCTTCCGCGAACGCTACGGCGTGCATGTGATCCTGGAACCCGGCAGCGCCTTTGGCTGGCAAACCGGCTGGCTGGTCAGCAGCGTGCTGGACGTGGTGCAGAACGTGAAACAGGCTGCCCTGCTCGATATTTCGGTCAGCGCCCACATGCCCGACGTACTGGAAATGCCTTACCGGCCCCGCATCTTGGGTGCAGGCGATCCGGGGGATTTTGGGCATGAGTACATCATCGGTGGCACGACCTGTCTGGCGGGCGACGTGATCGGTGAGTACGCCTTCCCGCAGGCTCTGAAGGTCGGTGACCGCGTGGTATTCGACGACATGATTCATTATACAATGGTCAAAACCACCTTCTTCAACGGCGTCAAGCACCCCGATATCGGCATCCTGCACGAGGGTGGACGCTACGAAGTGGTCAAGAGCTTCGGCTACGAGGAGTTCAAGGCAAAACTGAGCTGA
- a CDS encoding alpha/beta hydrolase, translated as MSPILLPEVLPLLIGTGGFDHALIWTPPDFQPSERLPVAYMLDGQNVFLADEDVSERGWPGSWRGVQTASALAEQGKRLVLVAVPHGPNRIAEYTLQPDPEHGGGEGAATLARIIDLLKPLVDSRYGTRTDAAGTALIGSSLGGLLALYSGLGHPQTFGFLGVLSPSMWWSDRAVLKDVAAAFLRSEQHYAVSTGDREGQTAEGSAAQVAETRALHAALLQAGAQATISILPGRIHHESTWASHLLAVLDAFWTHANPHANGGEA; from the coding sequence ATGTCTCCCATTCTGCTTCCCGAAGTGCTGCCCCTGCTGATTGGTACGGGTGGATTCGATCACGCCCTGATCTGGACGCCGCCTGACTTCCAACCATCCGAGCGGTTACCTGTCGCTTACATGCTAGACGGTCAAAACGTGTTTCTGGCCGATGAGGATGTGTCGGAGCGGGGCTGGCCGGGGTCTTGGCGTGGGGTGCAAACCGCCTCCGCACTGGCTGAGCAGGGCAAGCGGTTGGTCTTGGTGGCCGTCCCACACGGCCCGAACCGGATTGCTGAATACACCCTACAGCCTGACCCGGAACACGGCGGCGGAGAGGGTGCAGCGACGTTGGCCCGGATTATTGACCTCCTGAAGCCTCTGGTCGATTCGCGCTACGGGACTCGAACGGATGCGGCTGGCACGGCCTTGATCGGCAGCAGCTTGGGCGGATTGCTGGCGCTGTACAGCGGGCTAGGGCATCCGCAAACCTTCGGCTTTCTGGGTGTGCTGTCGCCCAGCATGTGGTGGTCAGACCGGGCGGTTCTGAAGGATGTGGCGGCAGCTTTCTTGCGCTCAGAGCAGCACTACGCCGTCAGCACGGGCGATCGGGAGGGCCAGACCGCAGAGGGCAGCGCCGCGCAGGTGGCCGAAACCCGCGCCCTGCACGCAGCTTTGTTGCAGGCGGGCGCACAGGCCACGATCAGCATTCTTCCCGGCAGAATTCATCATGAATCCACATGGGCCTCGCACCTGCTCGCCGTGCTGGACGCCTTCTGGACTCATGCCAATCCTCATGCTAATGGGGGAGAGGCGTGA
- the scpA gene encoding methylmalonyl-CoA mutase: MTTPTDSSTDLGAWKAMARKDLRGADPDTLNRTTAEGLVLKPLYTRADLPNGADTLPGLPPYTRGPRATMYAQRPWTIRQYAGFSTAEESNAFYRRNLAAGQKGLSVAFDLATHRGYDSDHLRVVGDVGKAGVAIDSVEDMKILFDGIPLNEMSVSMTMNGAVLPVLAAFIVTGEEQGVPRAQLSGTIQNDILKEFMVRNTYIYPPTPSMRIVADIIAFTAREMPKFNSISISGYHLQEAGANAALELAYTLADGLEYVRAALAKGLDVDEFAPRLSFFFAIGMNFYVEVAKLRAARLLWDEIMAGFAPKNPMSRALRTHCQTSGWSLSEQDPYNNVVRTTIEAMAAVFGGTQSLHTNAFDEAIGLPTDFSARIARNTQLVLQEETGIPDVVDPWGGSYLMERLTVDLADKARELMREVEELGGMAKAIESGVPKLRIEESAARKQARIDRGEDVIVGVNKYRPSEPTPVDVLNIDNAAVRLSQIARLERVRAQRDAAGVQTALDALEDAARTGEGNLLALSVTAMEARATVGEVSDALERVWGRHAAEVRTLSGVYAQGYAGDEGFAALQGEIEAFAEAEGRRPRMLVVKMGQDGHDRGAKVIATGFADLGFDVDVGPLFQTPEEAARQAIENDVHVVGVSSQAAGHLTLIPHLIAALKAEGAGDIQVIAGGVIPQQDYAALRAAGVAGIFGPGTPILTSAREVLRLIRAAESGG; encoded by the coding sequence ATGACCACCCCCACCGATTCCAGCACCGATCTAGGGGCGTGGAAGGCAATGGCCCGCAAGGATTTGCGCGGCGCAGACCCCGACACGCTGAACCGCACGACTGCCGAAGGATTGGTTCTCAAACCGCTGTATACGCGGGCCGACTTACCGAATGGCGCAGACACCTTGCCCGGACTGCCGCCCTACACCCGTGGCCCCCGCGCCACCATGTACGCCCAGCGCCCGTGGACGATTCGGCAATACGCGGGCTTTTCCACCGCCGAGGAATCGAACGCCTTCTACCGCCGCAATCTGGCCGCCGGACAGAAGGGCCTGAGCGTGGCCTTCGACCTAGCCACCCACCGGGGCTACGACTCCGACCACCTGCGCGTGGTGGGCGACGTGGGCAAGGCGGGCGTGGCCATAGACAGCGTGGAAGACATGAAGATTCTGTTTGACGGCATTCCGCTGAATGAAATGTCGGTCAGCATGACCATGAACGGGGCTGTCCTACCTGTGCTGGCCGCCTTCATCGTGACGGGTGAGGAACAGGGCGTGCCGCGTGCCCAGCTCTCGGGCACCATCCAGAACGACATTCTCAAAGAATTTATGGTGCGGAATACCTACATCTATCCGCCCACGCCCAGTATGCGAATCGTGGCCGACATCATTGCGTTTACCGCCCGCGAGATGCCCAAGTTCAACTCTATTTCTATCAGTGGCTACCACTTGCAGGAGGCCGGGGCCAATGCCGCGCTGGAACTGGCCTACACGCTGGCCGACGGGCTGGAATACGTGCGGGCCGCTCTAGCAAAAGGGCTGGACGTAGACGAATTCGCGCCGCGCCTGAGCTTCTTTTTTGCAATTGGCATGAATTTTTACGTGGAGGTGGCCAAGTTGCGGGCCGCCCGCCTGCTCTGGGACGAAATTATGGCCGGATTTGCGCCCAAAAACCCCATGAGCCGCGCCCTGCGAACCCACTGCCAGACGAGTGGCTGGAGCCTCAGCGAGCAAGACCCCTACAACAACGTGGTTCGCACGACCATAGAGGCGATGGCGGCGGTGTTTGGCGGCACGCAGAGCCTGCACACCAACGCCTTTGACGAGGCGATTGGCCTGCCCACGGACTTTTCGGCCCGCATTGCCCGCAATACGCAACTGGTATTACAGGAGGAAACGGGCATTCCCGACGTAGTCGACCCCTGGGGCGGCAGCTACCTGATGGAGCGACTGACGGTGGATTTGGCCGACAAAGCGCGGGAATTGATGCGCGAGGTGGAAGAGTTGGGCGGCATGGCGAAGGCCATCGAATCGGGCGTGCCCAAGCTGAGAATTGAGGAATCGGCGGCCCGCAAACAGGCCCGCATAGACCGGGGCGAGGACGTGATCGTGGGCGTGAACAAGTACCGCCCCAGCGAACCCACCCCCGTAGACGTGCTGAACATAGACAACGCTGCCGTGCGCCTGTCTCAGATTGCGCGGCTGGAGCGGGTGCGGGCGCAGCGGGATGCAGCAGGCGTGCAGACCGCGCTGGACGCATTGGAAGACGCCGCACGCACGGGCGAGGGCAACCTGCTGGCCCTCAGTGTGACCGCCATGGAGGCACGCGCCACCGTGGGCGAGGTCAGTGATGCACTGGAGCGGGTCTGGGGCCGCCACGCCGCCGAAGTTCGTACCCTGTCGGGCGTATACGCGCAGGGCTACGCCGGAGACGAGGGCTTTGCCGCCCTACAAGGCGAAATTGAAGCCTTTGCCGAAGCCGAGGGCCGCCGCCCAAGAATGCTGGTGGTCAAAATGGGGCAGGACGGCCATGACCGGGGCGCGAAGGTGATCGCCACGGGCTTTGCGGACTTGGGCTTTGACGTAGACGTCGGCCCGCTGTTTCAGACGCCGGAGGAAGCCGCGCGGCAGGCCATTGAAAATGACGTGCATGTGGTGGGCGTCAGTTCTCAGGCAGCGGGCCACCTGACGCTGATTCCGCACCTGATCGCCGCCCTGAAGGCCGAGGGCGCGGGCGATATTCAGGTCATTGCGGGCGGCGTGATTCCCCAGCAGGATTACGCGGCGCTGCGGGCGGCAGGCGTGGCGGGCATCTTCGGCCCCGGCACCCCGATCCTGACCAGTGCGCGGGAAGTCCTGCGGCTGATTCGGGCCGCTGAAAGTGGGGGTTAG
- a CDS encoding DivIVA domain-containing protein: MKLSPLDIRHREFPGKFGGYDRLSVRQFLTDVAEELEGVLQERQAMQERTQELERRIEEMKQQEDEIRRTLVAAERMGHDLRETAARESEVILAQANVFRDAIHNDAQARNTELEAAHQSRISALELAFRGRFADLEREQHQLILERERAQAERMADLERIFSDRHSDLTARLASARQEYAQFLSGYRALVSSFGELSARHILPEESAPLERPPLPTTPLPTIEPGLPDVPDAMPEAHEPPRIEEQQFL; this comes from the coding sequence ATGAAGTTATCTCCACTCGATATCCGTCACCGTGAGTTTCCGGGCAAGTTCGGCGGCTATGACCGCCTCAGCGTGCGCCAGTTTTTGACCGATGTGGCCGAGGAATTGGAAGGCGTGTTGCAGGAGCGTCAGGCCATGCAGGAGCGCACGCAGGAACTGGAACGCCGCATAGAGGAAATGAAGCAGCAGGAAGACGAGATTCGCCGGACGCTGGTGGCTGCCGAACGCATGGGCCACGACCTGCGCGAAACGGCGGCCCGTGAAAGCGAGGTCATTCTGGCACAGGCCAACGTGTTCCGCGACGCTATTCACAACGACGCGCAGGCCCGCAACACCGAACTGGAAGCCGCGCACCAGAGCCGCATCAGTGCGCTGGAACTGGCCTTCCGGGGCCGCTTTGCCGACCTGGAGAGGGAGCAGCACCAGCTGATTCTGGAGCGTGAGCGGGCGCAGGCCGAACGAATGGCCGACCTGGAGCGCATCTTCTCGGATCGCCACAGCGACCTGACGGCGCGGTTGGCGAGTGCCCGGCAGGAATACGCCCAGTTTCTCAGCGGCTACCGCGCCCTCGTGTCGTCGTTTGGCGAACTCTCGGCCCGCCATATCCTGCCCGAAGAATCGGCCCCTCTGGAGCGCCCACCACTGCCCACAACGCCGCTGCCGACCATCGAACCCGGTCTGCCGGACGTACCTGACGCTATGCCGGAAGCGCATGAGCCCCCGCGCATTGAGGAACAACAGTTTTTGTAG
- a CDS encoding YbhB/YbcL family Raf kinase inhibitor-like protein has product MLKSYSLRFAALAAISLTLASCAPSMMGTPATTPAAPDINAGLNSLQRLTVAQPSPTAVAGGLTLTSPTFTNGGVYPGEHVANGFGCTGPNTSPALNWTGVPAGTQSLVLTKYDPDAPTGSGFWHWSVYNIPATATGLAAGSGNTGGTLPAGALQLNHDGGAPGFVGACPPVGDKPHRYVFTLYALSKTLDVPATASPAFLGFNLNGITLAKASITAFYSR; this is encoded by the coding sequence ATGTTGAAATCCTATTCTTTGCGTTTTGCCGCTCTCGCCGCCATTTCCCTGACCCTCGCCAGTTGCGCCCCCAGCATGATGGGCACGCCCGCCACCACGCCCGCCGCCCCTGACATCAACGCTGGCCTGAACAGCTTGCAGCGCCTGACCGTGGCCCAGCCCAGCCCCACCGCTGTCGCGGGCGGCCTGACCCTGACCAGCCCGACGTTTACCAATGGCGGCGTGTATCCCGGCGAGCATGTCGCCAACGGCTTTGGCTGTACTGGCCCCAATACCAGCCCCGCGCTGAACTGGACGGGTGTGCCCGCCGGAACCCAGAGCCTCGTGCTGACCAAGTACGATCCTGACGCACCTACAGGCAGTGGCTTCTGGCACTGGAGCGTGTACAACATTCCCGCCACTGCCACCGGACTCGCGGCGGGTTCAGGCAACACGGGCGGCACGCTGCCTGCCGGGGCGCTGCAACTGAACCATGATGGCGGCGCACCCGGCTTCGTGGGAGCCTGCCCACCCGTGGGCGACAAGCCCCACCGCTACGTTTTTACGCTGTACGCCCTCAGCAAAACGCTGGATGTGCCCGCCACCGCCAGCCCCGCGTTCCTCGGCTTCAATCTGAACGGGATCACGCTCGCCAAAGCCAGTATCACTGCTTTTTACAGCCGCTAA